The following proteins are encoded in a genomic region of Deltaproteobacteria bacterium:
- a CDS encoding sigma-70 family RNA polymerase sigma factor yields the protein MSEDTAHMPEAIDPSLVHPAVDVGKAFQEHAPFIARVIEKLTGSGAHVDDILQDTFIIAYKKREQFEGRSALRTWLYGIAKNLCMHHKRGLARFLNFKEKLQSTPSPDSPSPHKNLEVSRELQLAESVITSMTFKQREVFVLYELEEMEGPEIAELLEIPIGTVWTRLHKARQVFQDRLKKKQMREKTQ from the coding sequence ATGAGCGAAGATACCGCACACATGCCTGAGGCCATCGACCCAAGCCTCGTCCACCCCGCTGTGGATGTTGGTAAAGCCTTTCAGGAACACGCTCCCTTCATCGCCAGAGTTATAGAAAAACTCACAGGATCCGGAGCTCATGTTGATGATATTCTTCAAGACACATTCATCATTGCCTACAAGAAGAGAGAGCAGTTTGAAGGACGCAGCGCGCTTAGAACTTGGCTCTATGGAATCGCTAAGAATTTATGCATGCATCACAAACGGGGTTTAGCTCGGTTTTTGAATTTCAAAGAGAAGCTTCAGAGCACCCCTTCACCGGATTCGCCATCGCCCCACAAAAACCTCGAGGTAAGCCGAGAATTACAACTGGCCGAATCAGTCATTACCTCCATGACCTTCAAACAACGGGAAGTCTTCGTGCTTTACGAACTCGAAGAGATGGAAGGTCCTGAAATTGCCGAACTGCTTGAAATTCCAATCGGAACAGTCTGGACAAGGCTTCATAAGGCCCGACAAGTATTTCAAGATAGGCTCAAAAAGAAACAAATGCGGGAGAAAACACAATGA
- a CDS encoding BMP family ABC transporter substrate-binding protein, with protein sequence MFRVDLPKLIKATAALFMSFVLVSCGDFGFTVHVLYGEQGRGDKGINDAAFRSVLEGRDLLDATLVQWTPKDRDDAGYMLTSVLSDPLRSPNELIILMTDTYDDLVLQVECQFRDRKVLHLEGAETNCSKVLSVNYRMYAPGFLAGVAAVNASATKTIAVIGGGLTSDVKDAAAGFIDGVEEAGGTAIATYLSPSANGFNNYDEGFRVADELYAEDEVDVIFVAAGATSLGVLEAAKKKNDRYVIGFDYDLSSMGENVVLGSVVKNLNFKLIDTMTTTDGGSFNGGHEVVGLRDDSVAFVVNPKMTELVGNSHESFTAKALTLELAYQGGQ encoded by the coding sequence TTGTTTAGAGTAGATTTACCTAAGCTTATCAAAGCGACTGCCGCTCTTTTTATGTCTTTTGTGTTGGTGTCATGCGGCGACTTTGGTTTTACCGTTCACGTTTTATACGGCGAGCAAGGACGAGGCGATAAAGGGATCAACGATGCAGCTTTTCGGAGCGTCTTAGAAGGCCGTGATTTACTGGACGCAACGCTTGTGCAGTGGACGCCAAAAGACCGCGATGATGCAGGCTATATGCTGACCTCGGTTCTTTCGGATCCTCTGAGAAGTCCGAATGAATTAATCATCCTAATGACTGATACCTACGACGACTTGGTACTTCAAGTTGAGTGTCAGTTTAGAGATCGTAAGGTGCTGCACCTTGAAGGAGCAGAGACCAACTGTAGTAAGGTGCTCTCGGTTAACTACCGAATGTATGCACCTGGTTTTTTAGCGGGTGTTGCGGCGGTAAACGCATCAGCAACAAAAACCATCGCGGTGATTGGTGGCGGGCTAACAAGTGATGTCAAAGACGCGGCAGCTGGATTCATCGACGGAGTGGAGGAAGCCGGGGGGACAGCCATTGCGACCTACCTGTCTCCATCTGCTAACGGTTTTAATAACTATGATGAAGGTTTTCGAGTGGCAGATGAGCTTTACGCAGAGGATGAGGTAGATGTTATTTTCGTAGCAGCTGGTGCCACGAGTTTGGGTGTCCTTGAAGCGGCGAAAAAGAAGAATGACCGATATGTTATTGGCTTTGATTACGACCTGAGTTCCATGGGCGAGAACGTTGTTTTGGGATCAGTGGTTAAGAATCTCAACTTTAAATTAATCGATACAATGACAACAACAGATGGCGGTTCTTTTAATGGTGGCCATGAAGTCGTGGGTTTGAGGGATGACAGTGTCGCATTCGTCGTCAATCCCAAAATGACCGAATTGGTTGGTAACAGTCATGAGAGTTTTACTGCGAAGGCGCTAACCCTTGAGTTGGCGTACCAAGGAGGACAATGA
- a CDS encoding PQQ-like beta-propeller repeat protein: protein MQKYQYNHASLSLRFVVLSTAATIGMSGCNDQAPGTPPGYCAATLSCDSIESNASLTYPPLLDTEWTITGEFQTYSSPRAADLNGDCIKDIIIGHGEEGGPETGQGVGYVTAHDGASGALLWRVGPDFDDAVSLYEIVGSPALIDLNQDETDDVVIGGRDGALIAVDGITGDKLWQFYPEGDAEEDGWYNFYTPQPIGDVNADGVPDILSANGGDAKQAPFQERLPGFLMVISGSDGSILYFAQMPDGMETYMSPIVYTPQSGGVTYVLFGTGGESFAGSLWRVPLDDVLTGDISAAQKLTEPRSHKGVIAPPSLADVNLDGSEDIIVVTFDGQVEAIDGITGESIWHYELSGANKDEVESYATPAIGYFDGDGAPDVFVTLSLGVWPRYSGSALIALSGWNGDVISREYTDYPGFPSPLAADLNGDSRDEALVVIPNFMESRSTFQIIDFANDENYTYEWDNTGAGTPLIEDLDNDGVLELIGCYAAMNQMPAEWTLFRKSLNASTQGVPSWGGYLGSATDGSFRRQCNQPATSLP, encoded by the coding sequence ATGCAAAAATATCAGTACAATCACGCTTCATTATCCCTACGATTCGTTGTGCTCAGCACAGCAGCGACAATTGGTATGTCCGGATGCAACGACCAGGCCCCCGGTACTCCTCCCGGTTATTGTGCAGCCACTCTTAGCTGCGACTCCATTGAGAGTAATGCTTCCCTAACCTACCCACCTCTACTCGATACAGAATGGACCATCACTGGAGAATTCCAAACCTACTCATCGCCGCGAGCAGCAGACCTAAACGGAGATTGTATCAAAGATATTATTATTGGTCATGGCGAAGAAGGCGGTCCGGAAACAGGACAAGGTGTAGGTTATGTTACTGCCCATGATGGAGCCAGTGGTGCTCTTTTGTGGCGTGTCGGTCCTGATTTTGATGACGCCGTATCACTCTATGAAATCGTTGGAAGCCCGGCGCTAATCGACTTGAATCAAGATGAAACCGATGACGTGGTCATTGGTGGACGAGACGGAGCACTCATTGCAGTCGATGGCATCACCGGCGATAAATTATGGCAATTCTACCCTGAAGGCGACGCAGAGGAAGATGGCTGGTATAACTTTTATACGCCTCAACCCATCGGTGATGTGAATGCCGACGGCGTTCCCGATATTCTCTCCGCCAATGGCGGCGATGCCAAGCAAGCACCTTTTCAAGAAAGACTTCCCGGCTTTCTCATGGTCATCAGTGGCAGTGACGGCAGTATTCTCTATTTTGCACAAATGCCTGACGGCATGGAAACCTATATGTCACCTATCGTCTACACGCCGCAAAGCGGTGGGGTCACCTATGTTTTGTTCGGAACAGGCGGCGAATCATTTGCAGGCTCTCTTTGGCGTGTTCCACTTGATGATGTTCTTACCGGCGATATCAGCGCAGCTCAAAAGCTCACGGAGCCACGTTCACACAAAGGCGTTATCGCACCACCAAGCCTTGCCGACGTGAACCTCGACGGCAGTGAAGATATTATTGTGGTTACCTTCGATGGACAGGTTGAAGCCATCGACGGCATCACTGGTGAATCCATTTGGCATTACGAACTCTCCGGCGCCAATAAAGATGAGGTTGAATCATATGCGACACCGGCCATCGGTTATTTCGATGGCGATGGGGCCCCCGATGTATTTGTGACCCTCTCTCTAGGCGTTTGGCCTCGCTACAGTGGATCTGCACTTATCGCGCTTTCCGGTTGGAATGGTGACGTTATTTCTCGTGAATACACAGACTATCCGGGCTTTCCATCCCCGCTGGCAGCGGACCTCAATGGTGATTCCCGAGACGAAGCATTGGTCGTTATCCCCAATTTTATGGAGAGCCGTTCAACCTTTCAGATCATAGATTTTGCGAACGATGAAAACTACACATACGAATGGGACAATACAGGAGCGGGTACACCCCTTATCGAGGATTTAGATAATGACGGGGTACTCGAGCTTATCGGTTGCTATGCAGCGATGAACCAAATGCCGGCGGAATGGACACTTTTTCGTAAATCACTGAATGCATCGACTCAGGGCGTTCCTTCTTGGGGCGGTTATTTAGGCAGTGCCACAGACGGAAGCTTTAGGCGTCAATGCAATCAACCAGCAACATCACTTCCATAA
- a CDS encoding ABC transporter substrate-binding protein: MLRYIGIATVVFCIGLTACENTFNAPLKVAVIMDVGQTWDLNALEWAKDNVNEAGGILAVRPIELVYYEANSSSKLSQITREISEDPDIVAVIGPGKSEQVVEAARRFTPTEVVMVTPAATAGEIFRTYGDDDYVWRTLESDIAQTEIMILSALAADAEKVALLTNFSLYGDTFFDWFGFFAAEVGYGIDDVVVDRYGQDGDSSPDACAQPVNGILAGAPDILFAVPENDDQIVCMVNTVAAYNELNEPDVKLYFSSEGYRSELLTTLGDNAEGVEGVTLSAAPESGFDIEYKYRYGVDELPPYAANIYDAMLLVGYGLEHSGGKGGPDLAASLKEVVSYRGEPVGWDQDGVKDALVAIRENRRPNLTGATGTLTFEDELYTDLKESSYGQWRFENGRMVFSTYYSTGNNSIRSRSSTSILEARATSGAQQDITLGTYDPGVTQDDLWVFIVSVSKGWENYRHESDALRQYQMFKERGIADDRIILALQDDLADNEINTEAGVIRNEVDGPNLYSEIEIDYRLGDVSLEMIQAVLSGVPTEQFPTVIEAISSSNIYVYMVGHGGPAGVAVGAGNEADAFLLGEGAGVEVLSPELMLDSLCNMQDRSIFRRMLVVIEACFSGVMGAILDSGCGNDEEVVPLAIEVNEELAGDSCVSGGQRVDIGPDADESGAPDTVEASYFACDDETGEGMIAITPEVAGDNCSDGGWRVDIGTDLDSSGWLSVVTESSQTIYVCDDPGVKQLNGVLMLTAANASENSISYEYDETIDVWLADQFSAKLADAISSDDSYSLYELYNEVYLNVSGSHVSMYNSQYFGDVRAVMLEEFLRKED; encoded by the coding sequence ATGTTACGGTATATTGGTATCGCCACGGTTGTTTTCTGTATTGGGCTTACGGCCTGCGAAAATACTTTCAACGCACCCTTGAAGGTTGCGGTGATAATGGATGTTGGACAAACGTGGGACTTAAATGCCCTCGAATGGGCAAAGGATAATGTGAATGAGGCGGGGGGTATTTTGGCGGTGCGCCCGATTGAACTTGTTTATTATGAAGCAAACTCATCGTCTAAGTTATCCCAAATTACACGTGAGATAAGTGAAGACCCGGATATCGTGGCAGTGATTGGCCCCGGTAAATCCGAGCAAGTGGTGGAGGCGGCGAGACGGTTTACACCTACTGAAGTGGTGATGGTCACCCCCGCTGCAACAGCCGGCGAGATATTTCGAACGTACGGTGATGACGATTATGTATGGCGAACTTTAGAGTCCGATATTGCCCAAACTGAGATTATGATTCTCTCAGCCTTGGCTGCTGATGCAGAGAAGGTAGCTTTGCTTACGAACTTTAGCCTTTACGGGGACACCTTTTTTGACTGGTTCGGATTCTTTGCCGCCGAGGTTGGGTATGGAATTGATGACGTTGTCGTCGACCGTTATGGACAGGATGGTGACTCTTCTCCCGACGCATGTGCGCAACCGGTAAACGGTATACTGGCAGGGGCACCGGATATTCTTTTTGCCGTGCCCGAGAATGATGACCAGATTGTATGCATGGTTAATACGGTGGCTGCCTATAATGAGCTTAATGAGCCTGATGTTAAATTGTATTTTAGCAGCGAAGGTTATCGCAGTGAGCTACTGACAACCTTGGGGGATAATGCAGAAGGGGTTGAGGGTGTAACTCTATCAGCTGCTCCTGAAAGCGGTTTTGATATCGAATACAAGTATCGCTATGGAGTTGACGAGCTTCCTCCCTACGCCGCCAATATATACGACGCAATGTTGCTTGTTGGATATGGACTTGAGCACAGTGGTGGAAAAGGCGGGCCCGATCTTGCGGCCTCCTTGAAAGAGGTCGTCAGCTATCGCGGAGAGCCGGTAGGGTGGGATCAAGATGGCGTGAAGGATGCGCTCGTAGCGATTCGGGAAAATCGGAGACCTAACCTAACGGGAGCAACGGGTACCCTTACCTTTGAAGATGAGCTTTACACTGACTTGAAAGAGTCAAGTTATGGCCAATGGCGTTTTGAGAATGGTCGCATGGTATTTTCAACGTATTATTCAACAGGGAATAATAGTATTCGTTCTCGAAGCTCAACTTCTATCCTGGAAGCGCGAGCAACTTCAGGCGCACAGCAGGATATTACCTTAGGTACCTATGACCCTGGGGTTACTCAGGACGACCTCTGGGTGTTCATCGTTTCAGTTTCCAAGGGCTGGGAAAACTACCGGCATGAGTCTGATGCACTGAGGCAATACCAGATGTTTAAAGAACGGGGGATCGCTGATGACAGAATCATTTTGGCGCTTCAGGATGATCTGGCTGATAACGAAATCAACACCGAAGCTGGTGTTATTCGTAATGAGGTCGATGGCCCTAACCTTTACAGTGAAATTGAAATAGATTACCGCCTTGGTGATGTCTCGTTAGAAATGATTCAAGCTGTTTTATCTGGTGTTCCCACGGAACAATTCCCAACAGTCATTGAGGCCATTAGCTCGAGTAATATCTACGTTTATATGGTTGGGCACGGTGGGCCGGCAGGTGTTGCAGTCGGTGCAGGGAATGAGGCGGATGCGTTCTTGCTCGGCGAGGGCGCCGGCGTTGAGGTTCTTTCGCCAGAGCTAATGCTGGATTCGTTATGTAATATGCAAGACCGCTCGATTTTTCGACGTATGCTCGTAGTCATTGAAGCGTGTTTTTCGGGCGTCATGGGTGCGATTCTAGACAGTGGATGCGGTAACGATGAAGAGGTTGTACCCTTAGCGATTGAGGTGAATGAGGAGTTGGCCGGCGATTCATGTGTGAGCGGCGGACAGCGAGTTGATATTGGACCCGACGCTGATGAAAGTGGAGCGCCGGATACAGTGGAAGCTAGCTACTTCGCGTGCGACGATGAAACAGGGGAGGGGATGATCGCCATTACGCCTGAAGTTGCCGGTGATAATTGTAGTGATGGGGGCTGGAGAGTCGACATTGGAACAGACCTCGATAGCTCAGGTTGGCTGAGTGTCGTTACAGAATCAAGCCAAACGATTTACGTGTGTGATGACCCTGGCGTAAAACAGCTCAATGGTGTGTTGATGCTCACAGCAGCCAATGCGAGTGAAAACTCGATCAGTTACGAGTATGATGAAACGATTGATGTTTGGTTGGCGGATCAGTTCAGTGCGAAGCTGGCCGATGCTATCTCATCAGACGATAGTTATAGCCTGTATGAACTCTACAACGAAGTTTATCTGAACGTATCAGGCTCGCATGTGAGTATGTATAACTCACAATATTTCGGAGATGTTCGAGCGGTTATGCTTGAGGAGTTCCTGCGGAAGGAAGACTGA
- a CDS encoding chemotaxis protein CheW has translation MDEVEYCAFILNGLLFGVPIADVQEVLRYQAITYVPRAPNSVSGLINLRGRITTAVDLRARLNLPKRPDGQDPMNVVVRSRDGEVVSLLVDRIDDIIRVSEEKFEAAPDTLSQGVRQLVGGAYKLENRLLLTLDTERCINMK, from the coding sequence ATGGATGAAGTAGAATACTGTGCGTTTATACTGAACGGCCTACTCTTCGGAGTTCCTATTGCCGATGTTCAGGAAGTGCTGCGTTATCAGGCCATCACCTATGTCCCGAGAGCTCCTAATTCGGTTAGCGGTCTGATCAACCTCCGAGGCCGGATTACGACGGCAGTTGATTTAAGAGCCCGGTTAAATTTACCGAAGCGGCCTGATGGTCAAGATCCTATGAATGTGGTTGTGCGCTCCCGAGACGGAGAGGTCGTAAGCCTTTTGGTGGACCGCATTGACGACATCATTCGTGTAAGCGAAGAAAAATTCGAAGCAGCTCCGGATACTCTTAGTCAGGGTGTACGCCAACTTGTGGGCGGTGCCTACAAACTGGAAAATCGTCTTTTGCTAACGCTGGATACTGAGCGCTGTATCAACATGAAATAA
- a CDS encoding DUF4442 domain-containing protein, with the protein MSISNIISDQINADRNIVRSLWDKLQSIPGGKRIFSKLIGRAAPYTGSINAKVEELRPGFSRVTLADKPSLRNHLECVHAVALVNLAEVTGNLALSYSLPDNARFIVAGLSIEYLKKSRGTITGTCESPLITSSERMEYQVPVVMKNASGTVVATANLRTLVGPKL; encoded by the coding sequence ATGAGCATCAGTAATATTATCTCCGACCAAATCAATGCAGATCGAAATATCGTTCGTAGCTTATGGGATAAACTCCAAAGCATACCTGGCGGCAAACGTATCTTCTCCAAACTTATTGGACGTGCGGCTCCCTATACTGGGTCAATCAATGCCAAGGTTGAGGAGCTAAGGCCGGGGTTTAGCCGCGTCACATTAGCAGACAAGCCGTCTTTGCGAAATCACTTAGAGTGTGTTCATGCCGTCGCTCTGGTTAATCTCGCAGAGGTTACAGGAAACCTCGCTCTGTCTTATTCCTTGCCCGACAATGCCCGTTTTATCGTTGCGGGTTTGTCTATCGAGTACCTGAAAAAAAGCCGAGGTACGATTACAGGAACCTGTGAATCACCATTAATTACATCCAGCGAGCGCATGGAATACCAAGTTCCCGTTGTTATGAAAAATGCATCAGGCACCGTTGTAGCCACAGCAAACCTTAGAACACTCGTTGGCCCAAAGCTGTAG